A genomic stretch from Caulobacter sp. FWC2 includes:
- a CDS encoding DUF2252 family protein, producing MAKDDRNDRAKSAAREALAARPAMRAPVLLRTRNLKMARSAHAYVRGSTVKFYEWLEGRRTSLPSGPPVWICGDCHLGNLGPLASAEGQVDIQIRDLDQTVVGNPAHDLIRLGLSLASAARGSDLPGVITAQMLEAMIEGYEDALAGDFNIEPPHPPMIGAVVREAERRTWKHLAGERLRGVRPEIPIGRRFWPITRTERHEIEAICQSETVRDLVTSLKSRGRKDDIRVLDAAYWVKGCSSLGRLRFAVLLEVDGGEGAPDICFLDLKEAIKAAAPREPKAAMPRDNAERVVAGALALSPNLGQRMAAGRLLDKAVFVRELMPQDMKLEIVGLSPTEAMHAAKALARVVGHAHGRQMDGATRKAWIADLARNRTGTLDAPSWLWSSVVDLTAVHEAAYLEHCRRYALALVQDPPRNTQA from the coding sequence ATGGCCAAGGATGACCGTAACGACCGCGCCAAGAGCGCCGCGCGCGAGGCGCTGGCCGCGCGGCCTGCCATGCGTGCGCCCGTATTGTTGCGGACGCGGAACCTCAAGATGGCGCGCTCGGCCCACGCCTATGTGCGGGGCAGCACCGTCAAGTTCTACGAGTGGCTGGAGGGCCGGCGAACGAGTCTGCCTAGCGGTCCCCCGGTCTGGATCTGCGGCGATTGCCACCTGGGCAATCTTGGGCCTTTGGCCAGCGCCGAAGGCCAGGTCGACATTCAGATCCGCGATCTTGACCAGACCGTGGTCGGCAACCCGGCCCATGACCTGATCCGCCTGGGCCTGTCGTTGGCCTCCGCCGCGCGCGGCTCGGACCTGCCCGGCGTTATCACCGCCCAGATGCTGGAGGCGATGATCGAGGGCTACGAGGACGCGCTCGCTGGCGATTTTAACATCGAGCCGCCGCATCCGCCGATGATCGGCGCGGTCGTGCGCGAGGCCGAGCGGCGGACCTGGAAACATCTGGCCGGCGAGCGGCTGCGCGGCGTGCGGCCCGAGATTCCGATCGGCCGACGCTTCTGGCCGATCACCCGCACGGAGCGCCACGAGATCGAGGCGATATGCCAGAGCGAGACGGTGCGCGATCTCGTCACGAGCCTCAAGTCGCGGGGACGCAAGGACGACATCCGCGTCCTGGATGCGGCCTATTGGGTCAAGGGTTGCAGCTCGCTGGGTCGACTGCGGTTCGCCGTCTTGCTGGAGGTGGACGGCGGGGAGGGCGCGCCCGATATCTGCTTCCTAGACCTTAAGGAGGCGATCAAGGCCGCAGCGCCGCGCGAGCCCAAGGCCGCTATGCCGCGCGACAACGCCGAGCGAGTCGTGGCCGGAGCGCTGGCCCTGTCGCCTAATCTTGGCCAGCGCATGGCCGCCGGACGGCTCCTCGACAAGGCCGTCTTCGTGCGCGAGTTGATGCCGCAGGACATGAAACTGGAAATCGTCGGGCTGTCGCCCACCGAGGCGATGCACGCGGCCAAGGCTCTGGCCCGGGTCGTGGGTCACGCCCATGGCCGCCAGATGGACGGGGCCACGCGCAAGGCCTGGATTGCGGACCTAGCCCGCAATCGAACCGGGACGCTTGATGCGCCCTCGTGGCTATGGTCGAGCGTTGTGGATCTGACAGCGGTGCACGAGGCGGCCTATCTCGAGCACTGCCGCCGCTATGCTTTGGCCCTCGTGCAGGACCCGCCGCGCAACACGCAGGCTTAG
- a CDS encoding DUF1206 domain-containing protein, whose amino-acid sequence MRPDLARLLEWASRLGYAARGVVYLGLGAIVLLAAADLTPRARGAKAMLAAWADWPLGLVLVALVAVGLLGFALWRALQAVFDADRHGSSPKAIAVRIGQAISGLIYGGLGLWALELLDEVEDVGEADEEQAAHGAAATVLALPHGEILLLLAGAALVGVALGNIIQGLKQDFAKRLSCDETVCRWVVPMAKIGYGARGLATLPAGVFLIEAGLDARSGDAHSWGGALQAVESQPFGSWVLALLALGLVAFGLFGFVEAAFRRIRPDEALS is encoded by the coding sequence ATGCGGCCCGATCTGGCGCGACTGCTCGAGTGGGCCTCGCGCCTGGGTTACGCGGCGCGGGGCGTGGTCTATCTCGGCCTCGGCGCGATCGTGCTGTTGGCCGCCGCGGATCTGACGCCGAGGGCGCGCGGAGCCAAGGCCATGCTGGCGGCCTGGGCCGACTGGCCCCTCGGGCTGGTCCTGGTGGCGCTCGTCGCGGTCGGCCTTCTGGGTTTCGCGCTATGGCGGGCGTTGCAGGCGGTGTTTGACGCCGACCGCCATGGGAGCTCGCCCAAGGCCATCGCCGTGCGGATCGGCCAGGCGATCAGCGGGCTGATCTATGGTGGTCTCGGCCTGTGGGCGCTGGAACTGCTCGACGAGGTCGAGGACGTCGGTGAGGCGGACGAGGAGCAGGCCGCGCACGGCGCAGCGGCCACAGTCCTGGCCCTGCCCCACGGGGAGATCCTTCTGCTGCTCGCCGGGGCGGCGCTGGTCGGCGTGGCGCTCGGAAACATCATTCAGGGCCTCAAACAGGATTTCGCCAAGCGGCTGTCTTGCGATGAAACGGTCTGTCGCTGGGTCGTGCCCATGGCCAAGATCGGCTACGGCGCGCGAGGCTTGGCGACCTTGCCGGCGGGCGTCTTCCTGATCGAGGCGGGACTGGACGCGCGCAGCGGCGACGCCCACAGTTGGGGTGGAGCGCTGCAGGCGGTGGAGAGCCAACCATTCGGGTCGTGGGTGCTGGCCCTGCTGGCCCTGGGTCTCGTCGCCTTCGGCCTATTCGGCTTCGTCGAAGCGGCCTTCCGACGCATCCGTCCCGACGAGGCGCTGTCCTGA